The window GGTCGGCGAAGTGCGGCCACGTCGCCACCGGCACGCCGTGCGCGATGGACTCCAGCAGCGAGTTCCAGCCGCAGTGGGTGACGAACCCGCCGACGGCGCGGTGCGACAGCACGGCGAGCTGCGGCACCCACCCGCGCACCACGAGGCCGCGCCCCGCCGTGcgcgcctccagcgccgccagccACTCCCGCATCTCCGGCGCGGCCACCTCGGCCTCCTTCACCACCCAGAGGAACGGCCTGCCGGAGTCCTCGAGGCCGTGGCCGACCTCGAACAGCAGCTTCGGCAGCTTCCGCACGAGGCTGCCGAAGTTGACGTAGACGACGGAGTCGGTTTCCTTGGCGTCGAGCCAAGAGGTGATCGCGCTCTGCTGGGCGGCGTCGGCCTTGTTCCCGCGCGACGCCATGGCCTCGGCGTCGTCCTTGTTGGCGAGGCAGAGCGGCCCGAGCGTCCAGACGGGCTTGCCGAGCGCCGCCTCGTAGCACGTCACGAACTGGTCCTCGAGGTCCAGGAACGTGTTCACCACCGCGCCGTCGGCCGTGCGCATGGCCTCGACGCACTCGGCACAGAGCGCCTCCCACCCAGGCGAGTTCATGAAGCCCGGCGCCGTGTTCTTGGTCACCTCCACGTGCACCGGCATCCCAGGCACGACGAACTTCTCCtggtcgcccgccgccgcggtctgCTTGGGCAGCCCGTGATCGACGGAGTTGAGGTCGCAGAGCGAGTAGAAGCAGGACGGCCCGTGGAAGAAGAGCCGCGGGATGCCGAGGCTTGTGGCCACGCCGGCCGTCCACCCGTAGCACCAGTCGGAGACGACGCAGCTCGGGCGCGCCGCCAGCCCTCGCAGGTAGGCCTCGAGGGGCCCGGCGAGCCTCTTCAGGGCGTCGAACAAGGGGATGAAGTGGTTGTTGTCCGTGACCTGGTCCGCGTTCTCGATGCCCGGCGGCaggccgtcgacgcccgtcgggAACGGGAGCTCGACGACCTCCAGCGCGAGCTTGGCGCGCGCGGCCTGGTCAGCGACGCCGCGCAGCCGGGCGCCGTTCACCGGCGTCGTGACGAtgctcgcgcgcgcgccgcgctcggcgaggaggcgggcgaAGTCGACCATGGGGATAGTGTGGCCCTGCGCCGCGAGGGGGACGATAAcgaagtgaggcggcggcgctagagTGGCGGCAGTGGGCTCCTCCGCGGGCGCCATGGACGTGCCAAGCAAGATCCTTTGGGCCGGCACGAATGGTGCAAGGGACAGACTGGCCTCTGGCAAGAAGGATCGAGGAGCAGATTTATATAGCCAGGGAAGGCTGTTTTGGATAGAGTACAAGCTCAGAGCAACACTAAGCCTCCGTAAAACTAAATGGATCAGCAAATATAGCGAAACGGCGTAAAAACATAATCCAACAGCCTCCACATCCCGCTTGCTTCGCTATCTGGTTCGTCATCCCTGCTCCTT is drawn from Panicum virgatum strain AP13 chromosome 1N, P.virgatum_v5, whole genome shotgun sequence and contains these coding sequences:
- the LOC120655054 gene encoding UDP-glycosyltransferase 73C3-like, which codes for MAPAEEPTAATLAPPPHFVIVPLAAQGHTIPMVDFARLLAERGARASIVTTPVNGARLRGVADQAARAKLALEVVELPFPTGVDGLPPGIENADQVTDNNHFIPLFDALKRLAGPLEAYLRGLAARPSCVVSDWCYGWTAGVATSLGIPRLFFHGPSCFYSLCDLNSVDHGLPKQTAAAGDQEKFVVPGMPVHVEVTKNTAPGFMNSPGWEALCAECVEAMRTADGAVVNTFLDLEDQFVTCYEAALGKPVWTLGPLCLANKDDAEAMASRGNKADAAQQSAITSWLDAKETDSVVYVNFGSLVRKLPKLLFEVGHGLEDSGRPFLWVVKEAEVAAPEMREWLAALEARTAGRGLVVRGWVPQLAVLSHRAVGGFVTHCGWNSLLESIAHGVPVATWPHFADQFLNERLVVDVLGVGVPIGVTAPVMIFDDESVPVGREDVVRAVSALMGGGAEADERRRKAKEYGEKAHRAMERGSSYENLTQLIESFRQRGGKQG